In Panacibacter ginsenosidivorans, the following proteins share a genomic window:
- a CDS encoding dodecin family protein produces the protein MPLVKVIEVIASSEVSIDDAIRNAVKEASKTIRNIDSVWVKDIKAHVKGGNITTFGVICNISFRLDSSPI, from the coding sequence ATGCCACTTGTAAAAGTTATCGAAGTGATTGCATCTTCAGAAGTAAGTATAGATGATGCTATACGAAACGCTGTAAAAGAAGCATCCAAAACCATCCGCAACATTGATTCTGTTTGGGTAAAAGATATTAAAGCACATGTAAAGGGTGGAAACATTACAACATTTGGGGTTATTTGTAATATTTCTTTCAGGCTCGATTCATCACCCATTTAA
- a CDS encoding phytanoyl-CoA dioxygenase family protein: protein MAQILNDADVKAFHKDGYVIVKNFFSKQEIDKLYSIATGDAVVKENAVDLNDQSGRKTKLTLWFTPGNDVYSMLLRSERMVKSVGKLLDSDSPVCHFHTKLMQKEPRVGGAWEWHQDYGYWYKNQFLFPDQLVSVMIALTEANKANGCLQVIKGSHKMGRVNHGFSGEQVGADMTMVNNALQTMEHVYVEIEPGDALFFHSNILHRSEANLSDKPRWSLISCYNSLSNHAYNDESTSWREPVKIVPDSALMDAAIGGASTDGDFLKKEKDPALKETGWEKEVATS from the coding sequence ATGGCACAAATACTTAACGATGCTGATGTGAAAGCCTTTCATAAAGATGGCTATGTAATTGTAAAGAATTTCTTCAGCAAACAGGAAATTGATAAGCTTTATAGCATTGCAACCGGAGATGCAGTGGTAAAAGAAAATGCAGTTGATTTGAATGATCAAAGCGGACGCAAAACAAAACTTACGTTGTGGTTTACACCGGGTAATGACGTTTATAGTATGTTGCTCCGCAGCGAAAGAATGGTAAAATCCGTTGGCAAATTATTAGACAGTGATAGTCCTGTTTGTCATTTTCATACAAAGCTTATGCAAAAAGAGCCACGGGTTGGCGGCGCCTGGGAATGGCACCAGGATTACGGTTACTGGTACAAGAACCAGTTTCTTTTTCCGGACCAATTGGTGAGCGTAATGATTGCGTTAACAGAAGCGAATAAAGCCAATGGATGCTTACAGGTAATAAAGGGCTCACACAAAATGGGACGCGTGAACCACGGCTTTAGTGGTGAACAGGTGGGTGCAGATATGACCATGGTAAATAATGCACTGCAAACAATGGAACATGTATATGTAGAAATAGAACCGGGAGATGCCTTATTCTTTCACAGCAATATTTTACACCGCAGCGAAGCCAATCTCAGCGATAAACCAAGATGGTCTCTCATCTCCTGTTATAATTCATTAAGTAATCATGCATACAATGATGAAAGTACTTCGTGGAGAGAACCGGTAAAAATAGTACCAGACAGTGCGTTGATGGATGCTGCGATTGGCGGCGCTTCAACTGATGGTGACTTCCTAAAAAAAGAAAAAGACCCTGCACTAAAAGAAACAGGTTGGGAAAAAGAAGTAGCCACAAGCTAA
- the rpsF gene encoding 30S ribosomal protein S6, with protein MNNYELMVIFTPVLSEEEFKAAQKKYADYIIEHGGSITHSNPWGLKSLAYPVQKKTTGIYWVLEYSAPSSFNEKFKVQMLRDEHMMRHMITALDKYAVEYNAKKRSGVPTGIEKVATI; from the coding sequence ATGAACAATTACGAATTGATGGTGATTTTTACCCCTGTGCTTTCTGAGGAAGAATTTAAAGCTGCCCAGAAAAAGTACGCCGACTATATAATTGAGCACGGCGGAAGCATTACGCACAGCAATCCCTGGGGTCTGAAATCACTGGCGTATCCTGTCCAGAAGAAAACCACAGGTATTTACTGGGTTCTGGAATACAGTGCGCCATCCAGCTTCAATGAGAAGTTTAAAGTACAAATGCTACGTGACGAGCATATGATGCGTCACATGATCACTGCACTCGATAAATACGCCGTCGAGTACAATGCCAAAAAGAGAAGTGGTGTACCTACAGGAATTGAAAAAGTAGCAACCATATAA
- the rpsR gene encoding 30S ribosomal protein S18, which produces MAKANEIKYLTAIKQEKPKKKFCRFKKYGIKYIDYKDIEFLKKFINEQGKILPRRLSGNSLKYQRKVSDAIKKARQMALLPFVTDLLK; this is translated from the coding sequence ATGGCAAAGGCAAACGAAATAAAATACCTTACGGCGATAAAGCAGGAAAAACCTAAAAAGAAATTCTGCCGTTTCAAAAAGTATGGTATAAAATACATCGACTACAAAGACATCGAGTTCCTGAAGAAATTCATCAACGAGCAGGGTAAAATTCTTCCCCGCCGTTTATCAGGTAACTCTTTAAAATATCAGCGCAAGGTTTCAGATGCCATTAAAAAGGCACGCCAGATGGCACTGTTACCTTTTGTAACTGATCTTTTGAAATAG
- the rplI gene encoding 50S ribosomal protein L9, translating into MQVILIQDVDTLGQANEAVKVKNGYARNYLIPRKLAVEASPSNLKQLEEKLKVKARKEAAMLAQVKQVIAALQSGPVKIGAKTGTSGKIFGSVTALQIARAIKDQKGYEIDRKRITIVDEVKELGTYKSSIDFGGGNVAEMEFEVVGE; encoded by the coding sequence ATGCAGGTAATATTAATCCAGGATGTAGATACACTGGGCCAGGCAAATGAAGCGGTTAAGGTAAAGAACGGCTATGCCCGTAATTATTTGATCCCCCGGAAACTTGCGGTAGAAGCAAGCCCTTCTAATCTTAAACAATTAGAAGAAAAGCTGAAAGTAAAAGCCAGAAAAGAAGCTGCAATGCTGGCGCAGGTTAAACAGGTAATTGCTGCTTTACAAAGCGGCCCTGTAAAGATCGGTGCAAAAACAGGCACCAGCGGCAAGATCTTCGGAAGCGTTACAGCTCTTCAGATTGCACGCGCTATCAAAGATCAGAAAGGTTATGAGATCGATCGCAAACGCATCACCATCGTTGATGAGGTGAAAGAATTAGGCACTTACAAATCTTCTATCGATTTCGGCGGCGGCAACGTTGCAGAAATGGAATTCGAAGTGGTAGGCGAATAA
- a CDS encoding pyruvate dehydrogenase complex E1 component subunit beta: MRQIAFREAIREAMNEEMRRDDRVFLMGEEVAEYNGAYKVSQGMLAEFGPKRVIDTPIAELGFTAIGVGAAQNGLRPIVEYMTWNFAVLALDQILNTGSKMLAMSGGQLGCPIVFRGGNGSAGQLGAQHSTAFESYYANIPGIKVVSPSTPYDAKGLLKQAIRYEEDPVIYMESEVMYGDKGEVPEEEYYIPLGKADVKKQGRDVTIVSYNKMMKVALSAAAELEKEGVSAEVIDLRTIRPLDWQTILDSVKKTNRLVIVEEQWPMCSVSSEISYRIQKEGFDYLDAPIRRITSADAPMHYAPNLAAAYLPDVPRTVKLVKEVMYMKK, translated from the coding sequence ATGCGACAAATTGCTTTTCGTGAGGCCATCCGTGAGGCCATGAACGAAGAAATGAGAAGAGACGACAGGGTATTTTTGATGGGTGAAGAAGTTGCCGAATACAACGGCGCTTACAAAGTAAGCCAGGGTATGCTGGCAGAATTTGGTCCAAAACGTGTAATTGATACACCTATTGCAGAGCTTGGTTTTACTGCTATCGGTGTGGGTGCGGCGCAAAACGGGTTACGGCCTATTGTTGAATATATGACCTGGAACTTTGCTGTATTGGCGTTAGACCAGATCTTAAATACAGGTTCTAAAATGCTTGCCATGAGTGGCGGTCAGCTTGGTTGTCCCATCGTTTTTCGTGGTGGCAACGGCAGCGCAGGTCAGCTTGGTGCACAACACTCTACAGCTTTTGAAAGTTACTATGCAAATATTCCCGGTATAAAAGTGGTTTCGCCTTCTACACCTTACGATGCTAAAGGTTTATTGAAACAAGCCATCCGTTATGAAGAAGATCCGGTAATATATATGGAAAGTGAAGTAATGTATGGTGATAAAGGCGAAGTACCTGAAGAAGAATATTACATTCCATTGGGCAAAGCCGATGTAAAAAAACAAGGCCGCGATGTGACCATCGTTTCTTATAATAAAATGATGAAAGTGGCTTTAAGTGCTGCTGCTGAGTTAGAGAAAGAAGGTGTAAGCGCAGAAGTTATTGATCTCAGAACGATTCGTCCATTAGATTGGCAAACGATTCTTGACAGTGTAAAGAAAACAAACCGTTTGGTAATTGTTGAAGAACAATGGCCTATGTGTTCTGTTTCTTCTGAAATTTCGTACCGCATTCAGAAGGAAGGTTTCGATTATCTTGATGCACCCATCCGTCGCATCACCAGTGCGGATGCACCTATGCACTATGCGCCAAATCTTGCCGCTGCTTACCTCCCGGATGTACCACGCACAGTAAAACTGGTAAAAGAAGTGATGTATATGAAAAAGTAG
- a CDS encoding TonB-dependent receptor, producing MCTAQNNNATSSDTASLNAVTVTAFASGLKWKDVPASVALLNKQQLMRYDGTSMVPLLNTIAGVRMEERSPGSYRLSMRGSLLRSPFGVRNVKIYMDDVPLTDATGNTYLNLIDLNELSSIEIIKGPSSSFYGANTGGAVILNTDDKRGIDAGLSGGSYGLFKEYVSIKEHTDKLFFGLQQSHTQSDGYRQQSALRKDIVQGKFNWKLNKTSSLLFLGFYANLHYETPGGITQKQMDSLPTLARQPSGSTPGAVEQNAGVYNKTYFGAVTFRSAFAKHFNNTTSFVFNHTDFKNPFITNYEKRKEFNYSGRTDFQYTINKGNSFTLKTNAGGELQYNNSYIRVYDNNGGTLGDNQYKDRVYTTQYFLFAQVNITTGKWLFQAGLSNNNLQYKYSRLTDSSGVYPITKKTGNTVSPRVGITYSIIKNVSLYAVAAKGFSPPTLAEVLPSSGLFTNTLQAEYGWNYEAGIKGSVVNNKLQYNASFYYFALKDAIVRRVDDNGNEYFVNAGGTIQKGAELWMNANIINAHQGFVQSLNIWNSFSYQPYKFDSYKSGSNDYSGNKLTGVPRAIDVSGVDVKFMHDYYTNITFNYTSSISLDDASTVSAKPYHLLQLKMGKDFLLHKMKLKIFAGADNLLNEGYSLGNDINAFGGRYFNPAPVRNYYVGIAINL from the coding sequence ATGTGCACTGCACAAAATAATAATGCTACTTCATCAGATACAGCATCCTTAAATGCAGTAACCGTTACCGCATTTGCATCAGGTTTAAAATGGAAAGATGTACCAGCTTCTGTTGCTCTGTTAAACAAACAACAGTTGATGCGTTATGATGGAACTTCGATGGTTCCTTTATTAAATACAATTGCAGGTGTAAGAATGGAAGAACGTTCTCCCGGTAGTTACCGTCTTTCCATGCGGGGTAGCTTATTACGTTCTCCGTTTGGTGTACGGAATGTGAAAATATATATGGATGATGTGCCATTAACAGATGCAACGGGCAACACTTATTTAAATCTTATTGATCTTAATGAACTCTCCTCAATCGAAATTATAAAAGGACCATCTTCCAGTTTTTATGGAGCCAATACCGGAGGCGCAGTTATTTTAAATACAGATGATAAACGCGGTATAGATGCAGGTCTTAGTGGTGGATCGTATGGATTATTTAAAGAGTATGTAAGTATAAAAGAACATACCGATAAATTGTTCTTTGGCCTTCAGCAATCACATACTCAAAGCGATGGTTATCGTCAGCAAAGCGCATTGAGAAAAGATATTGTTCAGGGTAAATTCAACTGGAAGTTAAATAAAACATCTTCTCTTTTATTCCTTGGCTTTTATGCCAACCTGCATTACGAAACCCCCGGCGGTATTACACAAAAACAAATGGATTCTTTACCAACACTGGCAAGGCAGCCATCAGGTTCAACTCCCGGAGCAGTAGAACAAAATGCAGGCGTGTATAACAAAACTTATTTTGGTGCCGTTACGTTTCGGTCAGCATTTGCAAAACATTTTAATAATACAACGTCGTTTGTTTTTAATCATACTGATTTTAAAAATCCTTTTATCACCAACTATGAAAAACGAAAGGAGTTCAACTATAGCGGCAGAACAGATTTCCAATACACAATTAACAAAGGGAATAGCTTTACGCTAAAAACGAATGCCGGTGGAGAGTTGCAATACAATAACTCTTATATAAGAGTGTATGACAACAATGGTGGAACTCTGGGAGATAATCAATATAAAGACCGCGTATATACAACGCAATATTTTTTATTTGCCCAGGTAAACATAACAACCGGCAAATGGTTATTCCAGGCAGGTTTAAGTAATAATAATTTGCAATATAAATATAGCCGCCTGACAGACAGTTCAGGTGTGTATCCCATAACCAAAAAAACAGGGAATACGGTAAGTCCAAGAGTTGGCATAACTTATAGCATTATAAAAAATGTTTCATTGTATGCTGTTGCTGCAAAAGGGTTTTCGCCACCAACACTTGCAGAAGTGCTGCCTTCGAGTGGTTTATTTACAAATACTTTGCAGGCTGAATATGGATGGAATTACGAAGCAGGAATAAAAGGATCTGTTGTTAATAATAAACTTCAATACAATGCATCCTTCTATTATTTTGCTTTGAAAGACGCTATTGTGCGAAGAGTAGATGATAATGGTAATGAGTATTTTGTAAATGCAGGAGGAACGATACAAAAAGGTGCAGAGCTTTGGATGAATGCAAATATTATTAATGCTCATCAGGGATTTGTACAATCATTAAATATATGGAACAGCTTTAGCTACCAGCCTTACAAATTTGATTCATACAAATCAGGCAGTAATGATTATTCAGGTAATAAATTAACAGGTGTACCGCGTGCTATTGATGTAAGTGGTGTTGATGTAAAATTTATGCATGATTATTATACTAACATAACTTTCAATTATACATCATCTATATCATTGGATGATGCAAGCACTGTATCAGCTAAGCCTTATCATTTGCTGCAGTTGAAAATGGGAAAAGATTTTCTTTTACATAAAATGAAACTGAAAATTTTTGCCGGTGCAGATAATTTACTGAATGAAGGGTATAGTTTGGGAAATGATATCAACGCATTTGGTGGTAGGTATTTTAACCCGGCACCTGTAAGAAATTATTACGTAGGAATAGCAATTAACCTGTAA
- a CDS encoding choice-of-anchor tandem repeat GloVer-containing protein, producing MATLFTKTPKQNCNTKSMFTISLSFIILFSVLFTKTNAQDVLAGITSNGGVEGHGTVFSIKTNGSGFSVIQGFADWGKIPHGDLYKDTDGNFYGMTNLGGTYNQGTIFKMTPGGAVTIIRHLNSLTDGSNPYGELIKGTDGYLYGMTSAGGTNTYGTIFKMLPDGTSFQVLRNLAYATDGTNPRGHLVQAADGNFYGITYGGGANGGGTIFKITSTGTFSVLRHFNTTTDGNKSYNSLTLGKDGNLYGATYYGGTFGYGTIFKITTAGVYTVIKNLNGPTDGGSVQSDLIQGTDGYLYGTTSMYGTYGNGTIFKVSTAGVYTVLRHLSSGKDGGYPYGGLYQNTDGALYGLNRTGGTGGAGTAYKITTTGVYTVLHSFVTETEGNTPDGSFAKGNDGNLYALTSTGGTYNFGTAIKMTTTGAVTTLVHFNAATKGNAPMESLIKGKDSAFYGLNSEGGAYGYGTIFKICGGTTSILRSFNRSADGGYPMGSLIQATDGNFYGMTSDGGTYGYGTIFKITPGGVYTVLKHFSGTADGGNPNGSLVQATDGFLYGMAKGGGASAGGTIFKISTAGAFTLLHSFSYTTEGSSPEGDLVQATDGNFYGMTVSNGKLFKMTAAGVVTILHTFVTGTDGYSPFGSLIQAKDGKLYGMTTSGGTYGYGTIFNITTAGTFKTMKHFNPATDGKMPKGKLLQANDNNFYGLTSAGGTNNVGTIFKITPAGAYTVLRHFTMSTDGGSAFGSLIIAPVNNLIANTQSVTTDEDTKKIITLSGSGGSPLSYAITTSPRRGKLAGTGADKTYTPNANVSGKDSFYFSVKVGCISSAPAIVRITVKPIADTPVLAPIGNKSVVKNTTLTFTATATDGDAKTKFTYSLIGAPAGASINATSGVFTWTPATAGSYSFKVRVTDNSTLALYDDETITVTVTNTLTALTSADQGQAIINVQASIYPNPVHDKCYVTLNTPAEEVTIRIIDINGKIISTTSYEASGKNRIEINAAQLSRGIYFAQVQTPDGNVSLKFIKQ from the coding sequence ATGGCTACCTTATTTACTAAAACACCAAAGCAAAACTGTAACACAAAAAGTATGTTTACAATTAGCTTATCATTCATCATTTTATTTTCGGTATTATTTACAAAAACAAATGCGCAGGATGTACTTGCCGGCATTACATCAAACGGTGGTGTTGAAGGACATGGCACCGTATTCTCTATTAAAACAAACGGTAGCGGCTTCTCTGTTATACAGGGCTTTGCAGATTGGGGTAAAATACCACATGGCGATCTTTATAAGGATACAGATGGAAATTTTTATGGCATGACCAACCTTGGCGGCACCTACAATCAGGGTACTATATTCAAAATGACTCCCGGAGGAGCGGTTACCATTATAAGACATCTTAACAGCTTAACTGATGGGAGTAACCCTTATGGCGAACTGATCAAAGGAACAGATGGCTATCTGTACGGTATGACAAGTGCAGGTGGTACCAATACTTATGGAACGATCTTTAAAATGTTGCCTGATGGTACTTCATTCCAGGTATTAAGAAACCTTGCTTATGCAACAGATGGTACAAATCCACGTGGCCATCTTGTACAGGCAGCAGATGGAAATTTTTACGGCATTACCTACGGTGGTGGTGCAAATGGCGGCGGCACTATTTTTAAAATAACATCAACAGGTACATTCTCTGTATTACGTCATTTTAATACCACGACAGACGGAAATAAAAGTTATAACAGCCTTACATTGGGTAAAGATGGTAATCTTTATGGTGCTACTTATTACGGCGGCACTTTCGGTTATGGAACTATTTTTAAAATAACAACAGCCGGTGTTTATACAGTTATCAAAAACCTGAACGGCCCAACGGATGGCGGCTCTGTTCAAAGCGATCTTATACAGGGAACTGATGGTTATTTGTATGGCACAACCAGCATGTATGGCACGTACGGTAATGGAACAATTTTTAAAGTTTCTACTGCTGGAGTCTATACTGTATTACGTCATCTTTCCTCAGGTAAGGACGGTGGTTATCCCTATGGTGGCCTTTATCAGAACACTGACGGCGCATTATATGGCTTAAACAGAACTGGTGGTACCGGTGGTGCCGGTACGGCTTACAAAATAACCACTACGGGTGTTTATACAGTGTTGCATTCATTTGTTACAGAAACAGAAGGCAACACACCTGATGGAAGTTTCGCCAAAGGAAATGATGGTAATCTCTATGCGCTCACAAGTACAGGTGGTACATACAATTTTGGTACGGCTATAAAAATGACTACTACAGGAGCGGTAACTACGCTGGTTCACTTCAACGCTGCCACAAAGGGAAACGCACCCATGGAATCTCTTATTAAAGGTAAAGACAGTGCTTTCTATGGACTTAACAGTGAAGGTGGAGCATATGGTTATGGAACAATTTTTAAAATATGTGGAGGCACAACAAGCATTTTACGCTCATTCAATAGATCTGCGGATGGCGGTTATCCTATGGGCAGCCTTATTCAGGCAACAGATGGTAATTTTTACGGTATGACATCAGACGGTGGTACTTACGGTTATGGAACCATCTTTAAAATAACACCAGGTGGTGTATACACGGTTTTAAAACATTTTAGCGGCACAGCGGATGGTGGTAATCCTAACGGCAGCCTGGTACAAGCAACAGATGGCTTTTTATACGGTATGGCAAAAGGCGGCGGTGCAAGTGCTGGTGGTACTATATTTAAAATTTCCACAGCAGGCGCATTTACATTACTTCACAGTTTTAGTTATACAACAGAGGGTAGCAGCCCCGAGGGAGATCTTGTGCAGGCAACTGATGGCAACTTTTATGGTATGACTGTATCAAATGGAAAGTTGTTCAAAATGACTGCTGCCGGTGTGGTAACGATACTACACACTTTCGTAACCGGTACTGATGGTTATTCTCCATTTGGCAGTCTTATACAAGCCAAAGATGGAAAACTATATGGAATGACAACAAGTGGTGGCACCTACGGTTATGGCACTATTTTCAACATTACAACAGCCGGTACTTTTAAAACCATGAAGCATTTTAACCCGGCAACTGATGGTAAAATGCCAAAAGGGAAATTGTTGCAGGCCAACGACAACAACTTCTATGGGCTCACAAGTGCAGGTGGCACTAATAATGTAGGAACAATTTTCAAGATTACTCCGGCCGGTGCTTACACAGTGCTGCGTCATTTCACTATGAGCACAGATGGAGGAAGCGCTTTCGGAAGTTTAATTATCGCACCGGTAAATAATCTTATTGCAAACACACAGAGCGTTACAACTGATGAGGATACAAAGAAAATAATAACATTATCCGGCAGTGGTGGTTCCCCACTCTCTTATGCTATTACTACTTCACCAAGAAGAGGCAAACTCGCAGGCACAGGAGCCGACAAAACTTACACACCTAATGCCAATGTTTCCGGTAAAGATTCCTTCTATTTCAGTGTAAAAGTTGGCTGTATTTCTTCTGCACCTGCAATTGTAAGAATAACAGTAAAACCAATTGCTGATACGCCTGTATTGGCACCTATCGGTAATAAATCTGTAGTAAAAAATACAACACTAACTTTCACAGCAACTGCAACTGACGGAGATGCAAAAACTAAATTCACCTATTCTTTAATAGGTGCACCAGCCGGCGCAAGCATCAATGCAACAAGCGGTGTATTTACCTGGACACCCGCAACAGCAGGCTCTTATAGCTTTAAAGTACGCGTTACAGATAACAGCACACTTGCTTTATATGATGATGAAACAATAACTGTTACGGTAACGAATACACTCACTGCATTAACGTCAGCAGATCAGGGGCAGGCTATTATAAACGTTCAGGCATCTATTTATCCCAATCCCGTTCATGATAAATGTTATGTAACACTCAATACGCCTGCCGAAGAAGTTACCATTCGCATTATTGATATTAATGGTAAAATCATCAGTACAACTTCTTATGAGGCATCAGGTAAGAACAGAATAGAGATCAATGCGGCACAATTAAGCCGTGGAATTTATTTTGCACAGGTACAAACACCAGATGGAAATGTTTCTCTAAAATTTATTAAACAATAA
- a CDS encoding 5-oxoprolinase subunit PxpA — translation MLSIDLNCDMGEGMPNDAAIMPYISSVNIACGYHAGDSSIMQRTIDLALRHNVAIGAHPGFADKINFGRTEQKLSQEDYYELVKQQLLIIQQHIKAAGASMHHVKPHGALYNMSAMNNTLATIVAKAVKDHDPSLILYGLSNSYSVTAAATIGLQTASEVFADRTYTHEGNLTPRTNTNALITHKAQSVKQVLQMIQQQTVTTIDGKIIPVKAETICIHGDGTHTVSFVKLIAEQLKKNNIQVKTI, via the coding sequence ATGTTATCAATAGATCTCAATTGTGATATGGGCGAAGGCATGCCAAATGACGCAGCTATTATGCCTTACATAAGTTCTGTGAACATTGCTTGCGGCTATCATGCAGGTGATTCATCAATCATGCAAAGAACCATTGATCTTGCTCTGCGACATAATGTGGCTATTGGTGCACATCCGGGCTTTGCAGATAAAATAAATTTTGGCAGAACAGAGCAAAAACTTTCTCAAGAAGATTATTATGAACTGGTAAAACAACAATTATTAATAATACAGCAACATATTAAAGCGGCAGGAGCTTCTATGCATCATGTAAAACCACATGGCGCCTTGTATAACATGAGTGCAATGAACAATACGCTGGCTACTATAGTTGCGAAAGCCGTTAAAGATCATGATCCTTCACTTATTTTATATGGATTAAGTAATAGCTATTCTGTTACCGCAGCCGCAACAATCGGTTTACAAACCGCATCAGAAGTTTTTGCCGACCGCACCTATACACATGAAGGTAATCTAACACCAAGAACAAACACAAATGCGCTTATTACACATAAAGCACAATCAGTAAAACAGGTATTACAGATGATACAGCAGCAAACAGTTACTACTATTGATGGTAAAATAATTCCTGTAAAAGCAGAAACGATCTGTATTCATGGAGATGGTACACATACGGTGAGTTTTGTAAAACTAATTGCTGAACAACTAAAAAAAAATAACATACAAGTAAAAACTATTTAG
- a CDS encoding 5-oxoprolinase subunit C family protein: protein MSIRIIKQGLLDSIQDMGRYGYQHQGINPGGVMDTVAAVTANILVGNEMTEAVIEMHFPAATIHFEKAAVIAISGADFSAAINNEPVPLNTGLVIAQNSTLSFTKYLNGARAYLAIQGGLSITPWLNSYSTNNKANAGGYHGRALKKDDLIHCRAEQFAFEALPASSFVVTPVTANTEQLYNTTNRVRCIEGTDFQNLQATSQQSFLNTSFSISMQSDRMGYRLSGDAITSTESTERISAAVIKGSIQLLPDGQLIILMADHQTTGGYPVIAHVISADINPLAQKQPGTSLMFSIISLEEAEQLYITQQQYLQQLQDACNLQLKQFFS from the coding sequence ATGAGCATCCGCATCATTAAACAAGGTTTGCTTGATAGCATACAGGATATGGGCAGGTATGGCTATCAACACCAGGGTATCAATCCCGGCGGTGTTATGGATACTGTTGCGGCTGTTACAGCCAATATACTTGTCGGCAATGAAATGACTGAAGCCGTAATAGAAATGCATTTCCCGGCAGCTACTATTCATTTTGAAAAAGCTGCAGTAATTGCAATCAGTGGCGCAGATTTTTCTGCTGCAATAAATAATGAACCTGTTCCATTAAATACTGGTTTAGTCATTGCTCAAAACTCAACACTATCCTTCACCAAATACCTCAACGGCGCAAGAGCCTACCTTGCCATACAAGGTGGTTTATCAATAACACCATGGCTTAACAGTTATAGCACGAATAACAAAGCAAATGCCGGTGGTTATCATGGAAGAGCTTTAAAGAAAGACGATCTCATTCATTGCCGTGCAGAACAATTTGCCTTTGAAGCATTGCCTGCTTCATCTTTTGTCGTAACACCTGTTACTGCAAACACAGAACAGTTATATAATACTACAAACAGGGTTCGTTGCATTGAAGGGACAGATTTTCAAAACCTGCAGGCAACAAGTCAACAAAGTTTTCTCAATACATCTTTTTCCATCAGCATGCAAAGCGACAGGATGGGTTACCGCTTATCAGGAGATGCTATTACATCAACAGAATCAACTGAACGCATTTCTGCTGCTGTTATAAAAGGCAGTATTCAATTATTACCAGATGGACAATTGATCATACTTATGGCAGATCATCAAACCACCGGTGGCTATCCCGTAATAGCACATGTTATCAGTGCGGATATTAACCCGCTTGCACAAAAGCAGCCAGGCACTTCATTAATGTTTAGTATTATTTCTCTGGAAGAAGCAGAACAACTCTATATAACACAACAACAATATTTGCAGCAATTACAGGATGCCTGTAACTTACAGTTAAAGCAATTTTTTTCATGA
- the pxpB gene encoding 5-oxoprolinase subunit PxpB has product MIHQYNIYSTGDHAMTISFGNAINIETHEKVMALFHQLTAMELHGVKDVIPAYTTVTVVYDIQKIRQQTDLNAYEFIYLIVEATLKDLTVKTTEQQCIEIPVCYDLSFGIDLPAIAEQKKVSVEDIVTIHTSTKYHVYMLGFLPGFAYMGFVDDRIAKARLTSPRTQVAAGSVGIAGNQTGIYPFDSPGGWNIIGRTPRLLFDVNKEEPCLLQTGNTVQFISITKDEFDFIKQQHEHPHH; this is encoded by the coding sequence TTGATACATCAATACAATATATATTCCACCGGGGATCATGCAATGACTATTTCATTCGGCAATGCAATTAATATTGAAACCCATGAAAAAGTAATGGCATTATTTCATCAGCTTACAGCAATGGAACTGCATGGTGTAAAAGATGTTATTCCTGCATACACAACCGTAACTGTTGTATATGATATTCAAAAAATAAGACAACAAACTGATCTTAATGCTTATGAGTTTATATACCTAATTGTAGAAGCAACACTAAAAGATTTGACTGTAAAAACCACAGAGCAACAATGCATTGAAATACCTGTTTGCTATGATCTTTCTTTTGGCATTGATCTTCCTGCAATAGCAGAGCAAAAAAAGGTAAGCGTAGAAGATATCGTAACAATACATACATCAACAAAATACCATGTATACATGCTGGGCTTTCTGCCGGGCTTTGCTTATATGGGTTTCGTAGATGACCGTATTGCCAAAGCAAGATTGACATCACCACGTACGCAGGTAGCAGCGGGTAGTGTAGGAATAGCAGGCAATCAAACAGGCATATATCCATTTGATTCTCCCGGTGGCTGGAATATTATCGGCAGAACACCGCGACTATTGTTTGATGTAAACAAAGAAGAACCATGTTTACTGCAAACCGGCAACACTGTACAATTTATTTCCATTACAAAAGACGAATTTGACTTTATAAAACAACAGCATGAGCATCCGCATCATTAA